The sequence ATCCAGCAGCTGCCCGAATAACAACCTGGCCTTCTTTGCCTTGCCATTCTCACAGAGGTACTTAAAAACTGGATTGTAAGATGCAATGAGTGGCACACAACCACCTCTTTTCTTGAGAACCTCCTTCTCCAAGAGGCTGTCCACAAGCTCCTCTGCTCGACCAAACTCACCGTTCTCGCACAACGCCCTGGTCACGATGCTGTAACTCGCAGAGTCGCGCCTCACGCGGAGCTCCATCATCTGATCAAACACCTTCTTCGCGTCCTGTATCCGCCCTTCTCTACAGTGCGCGGCCATCAGCGTATTGAACGTGCACGTGTCCGGCTTAAATGAGTCCATCCCGAACACCTCCTTTACCAGCTCCATCCTTCCGGCCTGGCAGAAGCCCTGCACCATGGTGTTGTAGGTGATCCTGTTCGGCCGCACGCCATCCGCGAGCATCATCTTGAAGAGCGACAGCGCCTCATCGGCAAGCCTACTCGCACAGCACGCCCTGATCATGGTGGTGTAGGCGACCACGTTAGGGAAGGCGCCAGCCTCCCCGCCTTGCTCGCCCGCGCGCATTCCATCGAACAGCCTGCGCGCGGTGGCCAGGTCCCCCGCTCGGCACAGAGCAGCCAGCATGGAGTTGTACGTGATGGCGTCGGGCGCGAAGGCGTAGGCCTCCGGCAGGAAGCGGAAGAGCCTGAGGAGCGCGGGGGAAGACGGGCGCGGCGAGGCAGTGGAGAGGCCGTGGATGAGGGTGTTGAGCGTGGCCACGTCGGGGGAGGCGCCGGGGCAGCGCAGGAAAGCGGCGAGCAGCGCCGACGCCGCGCGGCGCCGGCCCCGCCGCAAGAGCGCGGCGAGGAAGGAGTTGAAGGAGTGCGGCGTAGGCGCGGGGATGGCGCGGAACAGGGAGGCGGCGGCGCGCACGCGGCCAGCGGCGGCGAGGGCCCGGAGGAGCGCGTTGAGCGCGTGGTTGGGGAGCAGGGTGAAGGGGGAAGGGAGGGTGCGGAGGTACGAGAGCGCCGGGAGGAGGTCGCGGGAGCGGAGCAGGTGGTGCAGCttccgcgccgccgccgtcgacgcCGGCTCCGTCTCCGGCGGTGCGCCCGTGGCCATTTGGGACGACAGGGAAATGGCGTTTTTTTGTTTTTGCTTTGTTCTGAATGAAATTTGGTTAAATTTTGAAACGCTCGCGTGGGTGTTCGGGATTTGGTGGTGTGTGTGGCTGACCAAATTAACGCCCAAACATCACATAAAAAAGTCTACAACTCCATCAAGTTTAAGGTAGATCTGGTCGACGAAGTTCGTACCGTCGTTGAGAGTAGGATGTGAACTCGAACCCTACAAAAGATACAGTCCATATGTTACCGTATAGATTTAGCTTGATTCACTACATTTTTCTTAACTAAAACTCAATTTTTCTTAACTAAAACTCAAAG is a genomic window of Zea mays cultivar B73 chromosome 5, Zm-B73-REFERENCE-NAM-5.0, whole genome shotgun sequence containing:
- the LOC100383463 gene encoding pentatricopeptide repeat-containing protein At1g02060, chloroplastic-like isoform X1, with product MATGAPPETEPASTAAARKLHHLLRSRDLLPALSYLRTLPSPFTLLPNHALNALLRALAAAGRVRAAASLFRAIPAPTPHSFNSFLAALLRRGRRRAASALLAAFLRCPGASPDVATLNTLIHGLSTASPRPSSPALLRLFRFLPEAYAFAPDAITYNSMLAALCRAGDLATARRLFDGMRAGEQGGEAGAFPNVVAYTTMIRACCASRLADEALSLFKMMLADGVRPNRITYNTMVQGFCQAGRMELVKEVFGMDSFKPDTCTFNTLMAAHCREGRIQDAKKVFDQMMELRVRRDSASYSIVTRALCENGEFGRAEELVDSLLEKEVLKKRGGCVPLIASYNPVFKYLCENGKAKKARLLFGQLLDIRSKVDFLAFKTLILGHCKEGDFEEGYELVLSMLKRDLMPDSECYIAVIDGFMQKGRMKSAWEALHRMLNSGLRPSTSTFHSVLLGLLKKDGCAKEAADLIEIMLERKIRQNVDLSTNLIGVLFKSDLNDRAYKITKHLYDNGYYIKMEKLIATLCEDKKFIDAAEFSLFSLRKRHELGVAVHSQVLDGLCSDRRTSEAFQLFYELNENKRTSAVAAPRSLVFLHHALEEAGMVQEAGFVAKQMRRATATTRRRS